actgtcGAAATTGTCAGCATCGTTCCTGTCCTTGGAGCAATGTATTCGATACCTGTCATTCagttgttgttaatgttgttaATTGTCACTCATACAATGAGACATGTTTCATTTTTAAAGTTGGTCTACCCATTTCTATAATACTGCGGGTATAAACTCACTGCCCCCCTATAAATACCTACcaatacatgaagagttttattgagctaagcgccattttttaaacatgtataagagcaaaacaaaacctcTCCAGTATTACCTCATAATTATTTGAAACATACCAAGGAATATtttagaagttatgattaaaaatatcccgtattttctgattattttctttgttttttagcaggTTTAATCTCAGCTATCTCAATTTaaaaagaatggagttagccgttttgcgataaaactcttcacacTAGATTTAGGGGTACGCATTATAATTATGTTCGTAATTCCCTGTAGTTTTggaagcacccccccccccccatctccgtCCATTGCACTGCCACATATCCCCCGCCCCCTTCTTGGAGAGGGAGTAAACTTACAACGAAAGTTATAAGGAGGCCCGTCTATTATCTGTCAAGATAATTCATCCTGATATTGAAAAAATGTCAGTTTAACAATAAGTACTTGTCATAGTTTGATAATGTGACAGATTTCCTGACAAAGTCACCCGTGATTGAGGTTCGAAATATTTTTTCTCCAATTTCTCAAACCGGAGAAGATTTTATTATGACAACAATCGAACAGACCTGAGTTCAATGAGGTCAAGTCCAGAGTGAAGTGAGCAAAAGGTTCACTGGCACACACTGCAAAAAGAACGGTGTTAAATtaaacaccatgggtgttaaatctaacagcTATCAAGTGCCAATATAGGACCACAccgacaggtgtagaaagtatgcagtgtgatggtgttgaaaagtgttcacctggcacttcgtgatGTTACTTTGctactgtagctggtgatatatTGACTctgcgctggtgttaatatTCAGCAATGACACTACATGTTGTTGACTTAATATTGCTGGTGTTGACTTCAATTATAATAACACCCGCCCAGTATCAaaaggagaccacaccaactggtgttactgtggtgtaggCCTAAGTGTTCacagttttgtttatttcaatcaagtactttatcggaaagttTCGTCTTGTTTatgttcaaaatcaacaagaagaataGAAAATAATTtcctatctaaaaaaaaaaaaagaaaaaaaaagttttatattttgaagtgacatcaggaggtgttaatttaataCCACAAAAGAGCACGGGAATTTAACACCAGcccggtgtttcatatttagcaCCAGACTTTTTGAAGTGCGGAAACATGAAACACATTGACGTTACTAGTACTTTTTAAGTaacattgtatatttttatcGCATTTTTATGACTGGGCTCGttttcaataagccagttcggggtttcACTTTGCACATAgtatgagcagaaaaaggtcatatttgttttgaaattcaCTGAAATGAGTAtccatgatgatgattattaaatgcttgtaaatggtgcttgctagaacaaacaacaaagttgtatttgacaatatcaagaGAATGAGAttggcaaaaacaacaacaacaacaacaaacaatcacacaaaataatgaagtGGGGTGCTTGCCCACATGTATAAAttgacggaccattctggtTTGCGCAgattcatcctttgtttgaacatgatttATGAGTTCCATAAATAGAGTAAGCTTatgcattatttcactttgaaaaACGAGTGAAATGCCTATGGAAAACCAACTGACAGAGGGGGAGAGAGTGAGTGGGTGAGGGGGAGAGAGGTCTTGTATCAATGTGTATAATGTGACGTGAGCTAATAACCCCGAACTAGCTTCATACATTTTACTAGTACCGGTACTCGCTGTGTACAGTTTGCAAAAGTGAACCTTCGCCCTCTATTGGCGAAAACCATGCGATACTAGTAAACAAAACCGCTAATTTCGACTTGTGTTGCGCTCCTTGAAATCCACTTAGCACCTACACCATGATTACCAGAGATTGAGGGATATATACGACCTGAGTCGGTGAGTCTTCATTGGCGCGACAGACATAAGGCAAATTGTTTATTGTTCATTGCACAATATACATGCACAACATACTTCTTTGTTTGCCTGTGATAAATGAAGAGAAGTTACACAAACTCGAGTCTGCCTAGTCCCACGTACTGTATTTTCTGCGATGTCTTGTAAAGCTTTGCAAAACGCGGGATCGGGAGGCATTGCCATCAGCCATTACTCACTATAGTATTACTAGTAGATCTAGAGCCTATATAGATACTCAGTCGATGATATGAAAAAGATGAGATCTCTACCACTTGTGAATTGCTTTACGTTACTGACAagcgaaagggggggggggggggggcagaaggaAGTCTTTAATAATAGGCTACCCTGTTTTGGTTAATGTAAATTTAAGTTTGTTATTCATAAATAATAAATTCTAATGGATCATTTATACTCTGTCATtcatgttttttcctttttttcccccttgagAACAGCTCTCCTGAATGTGGATGTATCCTGTCATATATCATAAAAATGTGTTGATGTTGTGTGATGACTGATGATAGTGATGTGCAATCGGCACAGATTAAAGAGTAATAAATATTgagtattgtgtgtgtgtgtgtttcctctGAAGCACATGCCTGGTTTTCTCCTATTAAACTCTAGCTCTGTCTGTCATGCAAATATGTTATCTCACCCTCAGGTTTGGATAAAAATCTCCAGTTATTGAAAACTTTATGAAAGTGGTCTCCTTTTTCttgataaatatatttataATCCACCCACAACCGGCTTCGTTTTTGACATCTCCAGACCTCTTTATGATTTTGCGATACAATTGCTCATCTACCCagcctttttttaaaaattctttCTAAATTCAAATGGTTACTCTCATAATTAAGTGTGCCTATCACTCCTGACGAGTAACAGCAGTAGATCTAAACAGTTAAAGTGTATCTTTGgccaaaaaatattttttgatatgtgTAAGAGCTACATTTCAGTAACCTATTACACCAAGAatcagaaaaaaatgttcaatattagcaaagaaaaatacatagaaAGTTATAAACATACCACTAAAGCCAATGGGTCTGAAAAGAAGACTATAACTTTGCTAATGTTCCCAGGCTGCCTAATCTCTTGCTGGTTCCTTAATCCCATGCTGATGTCTGAGAACAAAAGAAAGTTGATAGTCTTTCCTTTCAGACTCACTGATTTAGTTCTTATtttctatatcaaaatatactttttcttcatttatatgtAACATTTCTTTCTGATTGTTAGTGCAACAGATTACTAAAATACATCTCTTTcacatatcaaaaaatattttttgaccAAAGATACACTTTAATGTTTTATCTTCCCGATGTCTCTGTATTTGATTTCAATTAAAGCAGGATATTAAAATGGCCCTGGATGCAGTCCCCGTCTCCATGGTGATGACCTGTGATGATGCAGTGTTGGTGAGATATGCTGATGGCTCACAGCTGCAACTGTCATCCTGTGGCTCAAGCTTTCTGTACACTCCCCCATACCATCCGGTTGTCACCTCTGACCTCTCCGTGACAAAGCATCCTCTCTACGCATCATCGACCATCCAGCAGAGGACTTGCTTTGCCACGAGTACTTACAGGTCCAAGGTCCTTGTGGCCCTTGATTTTAGAAACAGATTCGCCTACCGTCCGTACCTGTTTGCACCAACACTCCTCGATGCAAACACCTTGGTAAGCTTAGTCCTATGGCCCTGATGAAATTCTGAAAGTAAGATCGTTATTTGAATGCTTCTTCTTGTTCAAACACATACCCATTACTTCACAAGTAATGTTAGGCTATATGATGTATACACACACTTTTTGGAATACATTTATGTGTATTTGTGAACaaagaaattaatgaattctattttgttttgtctagtTTACCCATTTTTGTGTAGGttctttcttttaaacttaCTTGCTTTCAGCAAATTTGTGTAAATTCTCACCTTTTAAAGTCAACTTTCCAGTTTACATTATCAAACTGGTGCTATACACTCTAAAAATTAGCCTATCAACCACCAACCGTCAACTTTCACTTTGGAACAAATGTGAGAAATGAACACATTCTCTGAGAAGATATTTcctagattttttgtttttataaagtGATCATCATCTATTGTACAGATTCTTGAATGTTTtgatctcttttttcttttgtgtaacaaatgcaaacagaaggaaactgaccataaatgaatataatttattagtggaaataTGAGCAAAGTACATGAGATTCCATCCCTTTTTTTTGGTTACTTtggtaattttgttttcataactGTCCACGCTGTCATTGCAGGAATTGTATGCAGACATCACCCATGCAGAGTGGCCGCTGCATGCCGATGACGTTACAGTGCAGCAGCATTCTGATTACTCCTTGGAGCTGACGTCAACAGACAGTCTGGCCACCCTTGTCCTCTCTCCAAATGGTCAAGATTTTTCCGTCAGGTATCTCTGCAAACTCCCTGAAGATCGCCACGGCCACCTCCGAGGGATGCGCCAGCCGTCCCATGAAGGTCTCGACGAAGCGCATCCATCTCATCCATACTTTGAGGGCACGTCGTCGGACATTCCTACTCTGTGTACACGCTGCAGACTCCAAAGCTGTGCATGTACCCCAGCAGCCTCTGTAAGAGCCTCTGATGGCTCGCGATGTCACCCCCAACCAGCCTCAGATGGAGGAGGTCCGGTTTCTGGGGCGAAGACGAGATCGATGTGCAGAAATGGTCGACAAAAATCGGAGAGCGGAAGAAGGAGATGTAGGTTTTGGTATGCATGGGTCGTGCAAAGTCACTCCGTGGCACATTGCCCTCCGTGCTGGAAGCATCCCTTGGAACTCATCCTGAGGACAAGGTCCGAGGAAAGTGGGACATCCTACAGGGAAGTACAGGGTTGTCAGGATCAAAATCATCACAGAGGTAAGACCAGTCCTGCAAATAGAAATAAACCTTAATGAAGTTTCATTCATTTGCCCGTATGCACAATTGTGAGAGAAGTGTTCAAAGCAAGTTCATCAGCACTGGTACATTTTTCAAGTATCAGAGAGAAATCACATCACAAGCCATGGGACAAAATCTGCATGAGCTCATGAGGCTCAAAGGCTAAAGCAAAATTCTAAATTTCCCTGTACCATGCCAGAAGTGCCTGATGCAACAAAATGACATCAAAGTTGAATAAGTAGTCCTTTATTCAGGGCTGTACACTAGCCCTTTTATCTACTGGCCCGACctgtctgttggaccagtaggtacccagtttttccatgttttactagcccattcctgaaaaagttactggtgcGACAGTGaattttactggtcagggactgtcgaaccagtgccagtgtgcagcgttgttAGTGCAGGATAATTGAGAAATAGAGATGCTATGGTTATTTCGCGTGTGGTTAGCAGAGACACTTACACAATTCAACATGATGGTGATGGTTGCTACAAATTGGCCAATTCCTTTCCTCTTGTTTTCTTGGAGGGAAGGTCAATGTACACAACATTCTATAACTGGATGAGTTTCACAGGATAATGAATGAAACACTGTGTTAATACTGTTGGTTTAGGAGTGTTTAAATAGTGATTATAGGATAGCAACTCTGGAGTCAGCTACAGAACCCCGAAGCACTTAAAAGCAGGATGCTCTTTTGATGTGTATATCGTCAGCTGGATGTAGATGTGAGATGAACCTGCCAGTTTCATTCCATTCTACCAATGTGTTTCATCTGAAGACCAGGAAAATGCTTGTAAGAGAGTGTGTACGAGGTCCACTCCACTGCCGCAGTGTCTACCCCGCAGCTGTGAACGCAGCCACCTGCACAGATGCCAGTGGGCAGGCCCGTATCCGGGATGCGATCACGACAGAACGGAGGACGCCCTCTTCATGTCTGGAAGGAGGCCGTCGGTGCTGTGCCTGTCAAATGTTGTGTACAGGTGAGCACGGGAGGGCATTCAACTCTCACTCTTAGGTGTGTCTTACTAACTAGGTATGGTTGCGTAACGTGAAGGTACACATAGTTTCACTACCCGCTTTTTTAATTCACATTTGTCTGGGCAGTGTGACAGCAAAGTTTCGAGAAGTTAGCAGTGAAACTTCCCGCAAAACTACCTGCATCCTCTTGggaaatttctcatttttcgcGAAACTAAGCATAGTTTTGTGTACTCACTGTGATTGCGGAGGGCTGAAACGTCAAGAAGTTTGTGACGTAATCATAGATTCATTCATGCTGTTTATGCAATGTGCATTCTTTTGTATACTTCTGcacttttccattttttgaaatttttgataTTCAAGGAAGGCGTGCAGCTTTTGCTGACGTAGAGTATGCTTTAAACCTATTcgaactgggctatttgagaccaagtttttactgggggggtcaatttgaccccccttcagatctcggccaccgATCGCGCGATAGCCGCGGAATTTTGCCtaaagatagagctggatgtcaactaaaagattacatggtcatacaatagaaaaatatttcctttctattttcaataaattaattatgcaaatttgtgcatgaaatcatattttcacctataactccatcaaaaagactgaaggattgctaaatttttgtgtcagaattcctcaagacatatcaaacaattttcatgtaaaaaaatagcgcaatcaaaatcaatttcttttgttttttattgttttgttaatttcttatgtattttattgttttttcgaccttttgtcttctattgttttttttgccaaaatttgttgcaggcactttttcaggcttatctacactagaattgattaatttcaatggttaaaagttgaaataatctaatttatatcaattgaaccaaaaaacacaatttgcattggatttgcacacggtatcatgaatttgagctgttttcgggttgacatgcatatgcaaaacattatgtaacttcagaaccgtgtacctggacgtcgcaaatttggtcacAAAAtttgcgggagacttcaatgaaaaaagtcgtgaaacgacgcggcaaaatctttgcgtgttgcggaatcgtggcgcgaaacgtcgagggaggggggtcaatttgacaccccccccccagttagaatagggttaaataaACTATGAGTAGTTTCATATCATTGAAACTATGCATAGCAAAGACCGCATGCTCAAACTTCTGGAAAAAACTATTTATGCTGGACATAGTTTTATGTTTTGTGACTGTGCCTTTTAGCACAGATATTCTAAAAATATCCGTCCATAGATAAGGTTTGCATAATCTACCTAACCTTCCCTATTGCATCACCTTGATATTTATGAAGAAATGCTATTTCTGAGTgggttgtttgattttactatgaggttatatatcttttattacaattttgtacatgtttttcatatctttttactttttgtgggGTTTAGTTGAAGAGAGGACGAATCTATAC
The Diadema setosum chromosome 21, eeDiaSeto1, whole genome shotgun sequence DNA segment above includes these coding regions:
- the LOC140244939 gene encoding uncharacterized protein C5orf34 homolog yields the protein MALDAVPVSMVMTCDDAVLVRYADGSQLQLSSCGSSFLYTPPYHPVVTSDLSVTKHPLYASSTIQQRTCFATSTYRSKVLVALDFRNRFAYRPYLFAPTLLDANTLELYADITHAEWPLHADDVTVQQHSDYSLELTSTDSLATLVLSPNGQDFSVRYLCKLPEDRHGHLRGMRQPSHEGLDEAHPSHPYFEGTSSDIPTLCTRCRLQSCACTPAASVRASDGSRCHPQPASDGGGPVSGAKTRSMCRNGRQKSESGRRRCRFWYAWVVQSHSVAHCPPCWKHPLELILRTRSEESGTSYREVQGCQDQNHHRDQENACKRVCTRSTPLPQCLPRSCERSHLHRCQWAGPYPGCDHDRTEDALFMSGRRPSVLCLSNVVYRLFSDPVAAVEIYPGDGSVIVSCDGRGSFFRLVRPGPEGTQEERMISSVSLPPDVRHSEYSVADIVHRGMRLLQYVMVSERFLTPDVDICCWKEQASPVSQMTSVPDEVHEEVGANVPAELHASDIVAAELSKIRRYNYISQQEVKGKEGYHRSASVLESPGRVASSGLTSLADRGAGVTGPWTGERMSADDVRRALQDTAQTLNAIQGIMGGYAGQK